One genomic region from Vitis riparia cultivar Riparia Gloire de Montpellier isolate 1030 chromosome 17, EGFV_Vit.rip_1.0, whole genome shotgun sequence encodes:
- the LOC117905172 gene encoding pre-mRNA-splicing factor ATP-dependent RNA helicase DEAH1 isoform X2: protein MGSESNLKVWVSDKLMSLLGYSQPTLVQYVVGLAKQASSPADVVGKLVEFGLSASSETRSFAEEIFSKVPHKASGLNVYQKQEREAAMLVRKQKTYAILDADDSDEDGGGIVDNRSSTAAPAASQSEKADTHKKRFRKKTENVEDDADDEVIARAEESRQVKRRTSQDEDDDSELEEESLRDRREREQLEQNIRQRDAAGTRKLTEQKLSRKEEEEAIRRSNAMEEDDISALRKVSRQEYLKKREQKKLEELRDDIEDEQYLFDGVKLTEAEQRELRYKREIYDLVKKRSEETDDINEYRMPDAYDQEGGVNQEKRFSVALQRYRDSSANDKMNPFAEQEAWEEHQIGKATLKFGSKDKNQKSDDYQFVFEDQIEFIKASVMDGDKFEDGLFAESHDDSVAKSELEKLQEDRKMLPIYPYRDELLKAVDDHQILVIVGETGSGKTTQIPQYLHESGYTKRGKVGCTQPRRVAAMSVAARVSQEMGVKLGHEVGYSIRFEDCTSEKTVLKYMTDGMLLREFLGEPDLASYSVVMVDEAHERTLSTDILFGLVKDIARFRPDLKLLISSATLDAEKFSDYFDSAPIFKIPGRRYPVEIHYTKAPEADYLDAAIVTALQIHVTQPPGDILVFLTGQEEIETAEEIMKHRTRGLGTKIAELIICPIYANLPTELQANIFEPTPEGARKVVLATNIAETSLTIDGIKYVIDPGFCKMKSYNPRTGMESLLVNPISKASAMQRAGRSGRTGPGKCFRLYTAYNYYNDLEDNTVPEIQRTNLANVVLSLKSLGIHDLLNFDFMDPPPAEALLKALELLYALSALNRLGELTKVGRRMAEFPLDPMLSKMIVAADNYKCSDEIISIAAMLSVGNSIFYRPKDKQVHADNARMNFHTGNVGDHIALLKVYSSWKETNYSTQWCYENYIQVRSMKRARDVRDQLEGLLERVEIELASNPNDLDAIKKSITAGFFSTLCKTAEEWILSNS, encoded by the exons ATGGGGAGCGAGAGCAATTTAAAGGTTTGGGTATCCGATAAATTGATGTCCTTACTGGGATATTCTCAGCCCACCCTGGTTCAATACGTAGTTGGATTGG CCAAGCAAGCTTCATCTCCTGCTGATGTTGTGGGGAAGCTTGTGGAATTCGGGTTGTCTGCTTCCAGTGAAACGCGTTCTTTTGCGgaagagatcttctcaaaagtaCCCCATAAAGCTTCCGGGTTGAAT GTTTATCAGAAACAAGAAAGGGAAGCAGCGATGCTCGTGAGGAAGCAGAAGACCTATGCAATTTTGGACGCTGATGACAGTGATGAGGATGGTGGTGGCATTGTTGACAATCGATCTTCCACTGCTGCCCCAGCAGCTTCTCAGTCTGAAAAAGCAGATACCCATAAGAAGCGGTTCAGGAAGAAGACTGAAAATGTAGAAGATGATGCAGATGATGAG GTGATTGCGCGGGCAGAAGAAAGTAGGCAAGTTAAAAGACGGACTTCTCAGGATGAAGATGATGACTCGGAG TTGGAAGAAGAAAGTTTGCGTGACCGAAGAGAGAGGGAGCAATTAGAGCAGAATATAAGACAACGGGATGCAGCAGGGACACGAAAG TTAACAGAGCAAAAGTTATCGCGGAAGGAGGAAG AAGAAGCAATCCGGAGATCTAATGCTATGGAGGAAGATGACATTTCAGCTTTAAG AAAAGTTTCAAGACaagaatatttaaagaaaagggAGCAAAAGAAACTGGAGGAGCTTAG AGATGATATAGAAGATGAACAATATCTTTTTGATGGCGTAAAGTTGACTGAAGCAGAACAGCGTGAACTAAG ATACAAAAGGGAAATATACGATCTTGTGAAGAAGAGGTCAGAAGAAACTGATGATATAAATGAG TATAGAATGCCTGATGCTTATGATCAGGAAGGGGGTGTAAATCAGGAGAAGAGATTTTCTGTGGCTTTGCAGCGTTATAG GGACTCAAGTGCAAATGATAAGATGAATCCATTTGCAGAACAAGAGGCATGGGAGGAGCATCAAATTG GAAAGGCAACCTTAAAATTTGGttcaaaagataaaaaccaaaaGTCAGATGACTATCA GTTTGTATTTGAGGACCAGATTGAATTCATCAAGGCATCTGTGATGGATGGTGACAAG TTTGAAGATGGTTTATTTGCTGAGTCTCATGATGATTCTGTCGCAAAATCAGAATTAGAGAAACTTCAG GAAGATAGAAAAATGTTGCCTATCTATCCATATCGAGATGAATTGCTCAAAGCAGTAGATGATCATCAG ATTCTTGTTATTGTTGGGGAGACTGGTTCTGGGAAAACCACACAGatacctcaatatcttcatgaATCTGGGTACACAAAGCGTGGAAAG GTTGGATGTACCCAGCCACGGCGAGTTGCTGCTATGAGTGTTGCAGCTCGAGTTTCTCAGGAAATGGGCGTTAAACTTGGGCATGAG GTTGGCTATTCTATCCGTTTTGAAGATTGCACGTCAGAAAAGACGGTTCTGAAATATATGACTGATGGAATGTTATTGAGAGAATTCCTTGGTGAACCAGATCTGGCAAGCTACAG CGTGGTGATGGTGGATGAGGCCCATGAAAGAACGCTCTCAACTGATATTCTATTTGGATTAGTAAAG GATATTGCTCGTTTTAGACCCGATCTTAAGTTGCTTATTTCAAGTGCGACTCTTGATGCAGAAAAGTTCAGTGATTATTTTGATTCtgctccaatttttaaaattcctggGAGGCGGTATCCTGTTGAAATACATTATACTAAAGCACCAGAGGCAGATTACTTAGATGCAGCCATTGTCACTGCACTTCAAATTCATGTGACACAACCACCTGGTGATATTTTGGTGTTCCTCACTGGTCAAGAGGAAATTGAAACAGCTGAGGAAATCATGAAGCACAGGACAAGGGGTTTAGGGACAAAGATTGCAGAGCTGATAATCTGCCCTATATATGCAAACCTGCCAACTGAGCTGCAGGCTAATATATTTGAACCCACTCCTGAAGGAGCACGTAAGGTTGTCCTGGCCACAAACATTGCAGAAACGTCATTGACAATCGATGGGATCAAGTATGTCATTGATCCAGGATTCTGTAAGATGAAATCTTATAATCCACGGACTGGCATGGAGTCATTACTAGTAAATCCCATCTCTAAAGCATCAGCCATGCAAAGGGCTGGTCGATCTGGACGAACTGGTCCTGGAAAGTGCTTCCGGTTGTATACTGCCTACAACTATTACAATGACTTGGAAGATAATACTGTGCCAGAAATACAAAGAACTAACCTTGCAAATGTTGTGCTCTCTCTCAAGAGCCTTGGTATCCATGATTtgcttaattttgattttatggacCCACCACCAGCTGAAGCTTTATTGAAAGCCCTAGAATTGCTCTATGCTCTAAGTGCCTTAAACAGACTTGGGGAGTTGACGAAGGTGGGGAGAAGGATGGCAGAATTCCCCCTTGATCCTATGCTCTCCAAGATGATAGTGGCAGCTGACAACTACAAGTGCTCAGATGAGATCATATCAATTGCTGCTATGCTTTCAGTGGGTAATTCAATCTTCTATCGCCCAAAGGACAAACAAGTCCATGCTGACAATGCAAGGATGAATTTTCACACTGGCAATGTTGGGGACCATATTGCATTGTTAAAG gtCTACAGTTCTTGGAAGGAAACTAACTACTCAACTCAGTGGTGCTATGAAAATTATATTCAG GTCAGGAGTATGAAACGTGCCAGAGATGTGAGAGACCAGTTGGAGGGGCTCTTGGAGAGGGTTGAAATTGAACTTGCATCCAACCCCAATGATTTAGATGCAATAAAGAAGTCTATAACAGCTGGT TTTTTTTCCACACTCTGCAAGACTGCAGAAGAATGGATCTTATCGAACAGTTAA
- the LOC117905172 gene encoding pre-mRNA-splicing factor ATP-dependent RNA helicase DEAH1 isoform X1: MGSESNLKVWVSDKLMSLLGYSQPTLVQYVVGLAKQASSPADVVGKLVEFGLSASSETRSFAEEIFSKVPHKASGLNVYQKQEREAAMLVRKQKTYAILDADDSDEDGGGIVDNRSSTAAPAASQSEKADTHKKRFRKKTENVEDDADDEVIARAEESRQVKRRTSQDEDDDSELEEESLRDRREREQLEQNIRQRDAAGTRKLTEQKLSRKEEEEAIRRSNAMEEDDISALRKVSRQEYLKKREQKKLEELRDDIEDEQYLFDGVKLTEAEQRELRYKREIYDLVKKRSEETDDINEYRMPDAYDQEGGVNQEKRFSVALQRYRDSSANDKMNPFAEQEAWEEHQIGKATLKFGSKDKNQKSDDYQFVFEDQIEFIKASVMDGDKFEDGLFAESHDDSVAKSELEKLQEDRKMLPIYPYRDELLKAVDDHQILVIVGETGSGKTTQIPQYLHESGYTKRGKVGCTQPRRVAAMSVAARVSQEMGVKLGHEVGYSIRFEDCTSEKTVLKYMTDGMLLREFLGEPDLASYSVVMVDEAHERTLSTDILFGLVKDIARFRPDLKLLISSATLDAEKFSDYFDSAPIFKIPGRRYPVEIHYTKAPEADYLDAAIVTALQIHVTQPPGDILVFLTGQEEIETAEEIMKHRTRGLGTKIAELIICPIYANLPTELQANIFEPTPEGARKVVLATNIAETSLTIDGIKYVIDPGFCKMKSYNPRTGMESLLVNPISKASAMQRAGRSGRTGPGKCFRLYTAYNYYNDLEDNTVPEIQRTNLANVVLSLKSLGIHDLLNFDFMDPPPAEALLKALELLYALSALNRLGELTKVGRRMAEFPLDPMLSKMIVAADNYKCSDEIISIAAMLSVGNSIFYRPKDKQVHADNARMNFHTGNVGDHIALLKVYSSWKETNYSTQWCYENYIQVRSMKRARDVRDQLEGLLERVEIELASNPNDLDAIKKSITAGFFPHSARLQKNGSYRTVKHPQTVHIHPSSGLAQVLPRWVIYHELVLTTKEYMRQVTELKPEWLVEIAPHFYQLKDVEDPGSKKMPRTEGRAVKD, translated from the exons ATGGGGAGCGAGAGCAATTTAAAGGTTTGGGTATCCGATAAATTGATGTCCTTACTGGGATATTCTCAGCCCACCCTGGTTCAATACGTAGTTGGATTGG CCAAGCAAGCTTCATCTCCTGCTGATGTTGTGGGGAAGCTTGTGGAATTCGGGTTGTCTGCTTCCAGTGAAACGCGTTCTTTTGCGgaagagatcttctcaaaagtaCCCCATAAAGCTTCCGGGTTGAAT GTTTATCAGAAACAAGAAAGGGAAGCAGCGATGCTCGTGAGGAAGCAGAAGACCTATGCAATTTTGGACGCTGATGACAGTGATGAGGATGGTGGTGGCATTGTTGACAATCGATCTTCCACTGCTGCCCCAGCAGCTTCTCAGTCTGAAAAAGCAGATACCCATAAGAAGCGGTTCAGGAAGAAGACTGAAAATGTAGAAGATGATGCAGATGATGAG GTGATTGCGCGGGCAGAAGAAAGTAGGCAAGTTAAAAGACGGACTTCTCAGGATGAAGATGATGACTCGGAG TTGGAAGAAGAAAGTTTGCGTGACCGAAGAGAGAGGGAGCAATTAGAGCAGAATATAAGACAACGGGATGCAGCAGGGACACGAAAG TTAACAGAGCAAAAGTTATCGCGGAAGGAGGAAG AAGAAGCAATCCGGAGATCTAATGCTATGGAGGAAGATGACATTTCAGCTTTAAG AAAAGTTTCAAGACaagaatatttaaagaaaagggAGCAAAAGAAACTGGAGGAGCTTAG AGATGATATAGAAGATGAACAATATCTTTTTGATGGCGTAAAGTTGACTGAAGCAGAACAGCGTGAACTAAG ATACAAAAGGGAAATATACGATCTTGTGAAGAAGAGGTCAGAAGAAACTGATGATATAAATGAG TATAGAATGCCTGATGCTTATGATCAGGAAGGGGGTGTAAATCAGGAGAAGAGATTTTCTGTGGCTTTGCAGCGTTATAG GGACTCAAGTGCAAATGATAAGATGAATCCATTTGCAGAACAAGAGGCATGGGAGGAGCATCAAATTG GAAAGGCAACCTTAAAATTTGGttcaaaagataaaaaccaaaaGTCAGATGACTATCA GTTTGTATTTGAGGACCAGATTGAATTCATCAAGGCATCTGTGATGGATGGTGACAAG TTTGAAGATGGTTTATTTGCTGAGTCTCATGATGATTCTGTCGCAAAATCAGAATTAGAGAAACTTCAG GAAGATAGAAAAATGTTGCCTATCTATCCATATCGAGATGAATTGCTCAAAGCAGTAGATGATCATCAG ATTCTTGTTATTGTTGGGGAGACTGGTTCTGGGAAAACCACACAGatacctcaatatcttcatgaATCTGGGTACACAAAGCGTGGAAAG GTTGGATGTACCCAGCCACGGCGAGTTGCTGCTATGAGTGTTGCAGCTCGAGTTTCTCAGGAAATGGGCGTTAAACTTGGGCATGAG GTTGGCTATTCTATCCGTTTTGAAGATTGCACGTCAGAAAAGACGGTTCTGAAATATATGACTGATGGAATGTTATTGAGAGAATTCCTTGGTGAACCAGATCTGGCAAGCTACAG CGTGGTGATGGTGGATGAGGCCCATGAAAGAACGCTCTCAACTGATATTCTATTTGGATTAGTAAAG GATATTGCTCGTTTTAGACCCGATCTTAAGTTGCTTATTTCAAGTGCGACTCTTGATGCAGAAAAGTTCAGTGATTATTTTGATTCtgctccaatttttaaaattcctggGAGGCGGTATCCTGTTGAAATACATTATACTAAAGCACCAGAGGCAGATTACTTAGATGCAGCCATTGTCACTGCACTTCAAATTCATGTGACACAACCACCTGGTGATATTTTGGTGTTCCTCACTGGTCAAGAGGAAATTGAAACAGCTGAGGAAATCATGAAGCACAGGACAAGGGGTTTAGGGACAAAGATTGCAGAGCTGATAATCTGCCCTATATATGCAAACCTGCCAACTGAGCTGCAGGCTAATATATTTGAACCCACTCCTGAAGGAGCACGTAAGGTTGTCCTGGCCACAAACATTGCAGAAACGTCATTGACAATCGATGGGATCAAGTATGTCATTGATCCAGGATTCTGTAAGATGAAATCTTATAATCCACGGACTGGCATGGAGTCATTACTAGTAAATCCCATCTCTAAAGCATCAGCCATGCAAAGGGCTGGTCGATCTGGACGAACTGGTCCTGGAAAGTGCTTCCGGTTGTATACTGCCTACAACTATTACAATGACTTGGAAGATAATACTGTGCCAGAAATACAAAGAACTAACCTTGCAAATGTTGTGCTCTCTCTCAAGAGCCTTGGTATCCATGATTtgcttaattttgattttatggacCCACCACCAGCTGAAGCTTTATTGAAAGCCCTAGAATTGCTCTATGCTCTAAGTGCCTTAAACAGACTTGGGGAGTTGACGAAGGTGGGGAGAAGGATGGCAGAATTCCCCCTTGATCCTATGCTCTCCAAGATGATAGTGGCAGCTGACAACTACAAGTGCTCAGATGAGATCATATCAATTGCTGCTATGCTTTCAGTGGGTAATTCAATCTTCTATCGCCCAAAGGACAAACAAGTCCATGCTGACAATGCAAGGATGAATTTTCACACTGGCAATGTTGGGGACCATATTGCATTGTTAAAG gtCTACAGTTCTTGGAAGGAAACTAACTACTCAACTCAGTGGTGCTATGAAAATTATATTCAG GTCAGGAGTATGAAACGTGCCAGAGATGTGAGAGACCAGTTGGAGGGGCTCTTGGAGAGGGTTGAAATTGAACTTGCATCCAACCCCAATGATTTAGATGCAATAAAGAAGTCTATAACAGCTG gTTTTTTTCCACACTCTGCAAGACTGCAGAAGAATGGATCTTATCGAACAGTTAAACACCCCCAGACTGTTCACATTCACCCAAGCTCGGGTTTAGCACAG